From the genome of Halomonas sp. 1513, one region includes:
- a CDS encoding succinylglutamate-semialdehyde dehydrogenase has protein sequence MQAKQQLLIGGAWVDGDAERFAKLDPVSGQELWQGASASDTQVEAAVAAARQAFLGWARTPFAERQALVERFRGVLESHREDLATAIAGETGKPLWEARTEIGAMIGKVALSISAYHERTGERERDLGGTHAVLRHRPHGVMAVFGPYNFPGHLPNGHMVPALLAGNTVVFKPSEQTPLTADLVLQCWREAGLPDGVINLVQGAAPVGQALAACRDIDGLLFTGSAKVGGLLQQQFAGQLDKILALELGGNNPLVIRDVPDQDAAVLTILQSAFLSGGQRCTCARRLMVPHGEVGDRLLEALVSAIDKLRVGGQFSEPAPFYGGLVSVAAADGLLKAQDDLEALGGTVLSRMQRLEENTSLLSPALIDVTGLALPDEEHFGPLLKVYRYKDWDEAVTIANDTRYGLSAGLIGGSREDWDDFLLRIRAGIVNWNRQTTGASGDAPFGGVGDSGNHRPSAYYAADYCAYPVASMESENLQLPDQLPPGVVL, from the coding sequence ATGCAAGCCAAACAGCAGCTGCTGATCGGCGGCGCCTGGGTCGACGGCGACGCGGAGCGGTTCGCCAAGCTCGACCCGGTCTCTGGCCAGGAACTCTGGCAGGGCGCCAGCGCCAGCGATACCCAGGTCGAAGCCGCCGTGGCCGCGGCGCGGCAGGCCTTCCTCGGCTGGGCGCGTACCCCGTTCGCCGAGCGCCAGGCGCTGGTCGAGCGCTTCCGCGGCGTGCTCGAGAGCCACCGCGAGGACCTGGCCACCGCGATTGCCGGTGAGACCGGCAAGCCGCTGTGGGAGGCGCGCACCGAGATCGGCGCCATGATCGGCAAGGTGGCGCTGTCGATCAGCGCCTACCACGAGCGCACCGGCGAGCGCGAACGCGACCTGGGCGGCACCCACGCCGTGCTGCGCCATCGCCCCCACGGCGTGATGGCGGTGTTCGGCCCCTACAACTTCCCCGGCCACCTGCCCAACGGGCACATGGTGCCGGCGCTGCTGGCCGGCAACACGGTGGTCTTCAAACCCAGCGAACAGACCCCGCTGACCGCCGACCTGGTACTGCAGTGCTGGCGTGAGGCCGGCCTGCCAGACGGCGTCATCAACCTGGTGCAGGGTGCTGCACCGGTCGGCCAGGCGCTGGCCGCCTGCCGCGACATCGACGGCCTGCTGTTCACCGGCAGCGCCAAGGTCGGCGGCCTGCTGCAGCAGCAGTTCGCCGGCCAGTTGGACAAGATCCTGGCCCTGGAGCTGGGTGGCAATAACCCGCTGGTGATCCGCGACGTACCCGACCAGGACGCCGCGGTGCTGACCATCCTGCAGTCGGCGTTTCTCTCCGGCGGCCAGCGCTGTACCTGTGCGCGGCGGCTGATGGTGCCCCACGGCGAGGTCGGCGACCGGCTGCTCGAGGCGCTGGTCTCGGCCATCGACAAGCTCCGGGTGGGCGGCCAGTTCAGCGAACCGGCGCCGTTCTACGGCGGGCTGGTCAGCGTCGCCGCCGCCGACGGCCTGCTCAAGGCTCAGGATGACCTGGAGGCGTTGGGTGGCACGGTGCTGTCGCGCATGCAGCGCCTGGAGGAGAACACCAGCCTGCTGAGCCCGGCGCTGATCGACGTCACCGGCCTCGCGCTGCCCGACGAGGAGCACTTCGGCCCGCTGTTGAAGGTATACCGTTATAAAGACTGGGACGAAGCGGTCACTATCGCCAATGACACCCGCTATGGCCTCTCCGCCGGGCTGATCGGCGGCAGCCGCGAGGACTGGGACGACTTCCTGCTGCGGATCCGTGCCGGCATCGTCAACTGGAACCGCCAGACCACCGGCGCCTCCGGCGACGCGCCCTTCGGCGGCGTCGGCGACAGCGGCAACCATCGCCCCAGCGCCTACTACGCGGCCGACTACTGCGCCTATCCGGTGGCCTCGATGGAGAGCGAGAACCTGCAGCTACCCGACCAACTGCCGCCGGGGGTGGTGCTATGA
- a CDS encoding arginine N-succinyltransferase, which yields MRIRPIARGDLDGLQALAQQTGVGFTSLPDNRDFLASKIALAVSAFEERTPADDRLYFFVLEDDASGELAGCCAIEGQVGREVPFYNYRLGTLAHSSVQLDLHRTIDTLFLSSDHTGDAEVCSLYLRPEYRRDRNGALLSKARWLFMAQFRDRFPAKVLAEMRGVFNEAGISPFWECLGSHFFPMDFNEADRLTGLGQKSFIGELMPKFPIYTTFMSEEARACIGEVHEHTRPALEMLKKEGLRWEGYIDIFDGGPTVEAYIDDVRAVRDSRLCQVEVTSQAASSERHTWLVSTTGMLDFRAAWVGRGPDENGVIVLTEEEAQRLDVGAGDSLRLLET from the coding sequence ATGCGCATTCGTCCGATTGCCCGCGGCGACCTCGACGGCCTCCAGGCGCTGGCCCAGCAGACCGGGGTGGGATTCACCTCGCTGCCCGACAACCGCGACTTCCTGGCCAGCAAGATCGCACTGGCGGTCAGTGCCTTCGAGGAGCGCACGCCGGCGGATGACCGGCTCTACTTCTTCGTGCTCGAGGACGACGCCAGCGGCGAGCTGGCCGGCTGCTGCGCCATCGAGGGCCAGGTCGGCCGCGAGGTGCCGTTCTACAACTACCGGCTGGGTACCCTGGCGCACTCCTCGGTGCAGCTCGACCTGCACCGCACCATCGACACCCTGTTCCTGAGCTCCGACCACACCGGCGATGCCGAGGTGTGCTCGCTCTACCTGCGCCCGGAGTATCGCCGCGATCGCAACGGCGCGCTGCTCTCCAAGGCGCGCTGGCTGTTCATGGCGCAGTTCCGCGACCGCTTCCCGGCCAAGGTGCTGGCGGAGATGCGCGGGGTCTTCAACGAGGCCGGCATCAGCCCGTTCTGGGAGTGCCTGGGCAGCCACTTCTTCCCCATGGACTTCAACGAGGCCGACCGCCTGACGGGCCTCGGGCAGAAGAGCTTCATCGGCGAGCTGATGCCCAAGTTCCCGATCTACACCACCTTCATGAGCGAGGAGGCGCGGGCCTGCATCGGCGAGGTCCACGAGCACACCCGCCCGGCGCTGGAGATGCTCAAGAAGGAGGGCCTGCGCTGGGAGGGCTATATCGACATCTTCGACGGCGGCCCCACCGTGGAGGCCTATATCGACGATGTGCGCGCGGTGCGCGACTCGCGGCTGTGCCAGGTCGAGGTCACCTCCCAGGCCGCCAGCAGCGAGCGCCACACCTGGCTGGTATCGACCACCGGGATGCTCGATTTCCGTGCCGCCTGGGTCGGCCGCGGCCCCGACGAGAACGGGGTGATCGTTCTCACTGAGGAGGAGGCGCAGCGACTCGACGTCGGTGCCGGCGATTCCCTCCGTCTACTCGAAACCTAG
- a CDS encoding trans-2-enoyl-CoA reductase (enzyme from Treponema denticola exhibits NADH-dependent trans-2-enoyl-CoA reductase activity), giving the protein MIIKPKVRGFICTTTHPVGCEKNVLEQIEATRARGLDKSAGPKKVLVIGASSGYGLAARITAAFGYGADTLGVFFEKPGSEKRTGTAGWYNSAAFDKFAKAEGLYSKSINGDAFSHEARDKAIEMIKADLGQIDLVVYSLASPVRKLPDSGELKRSALKPIGETYRATAIDTNKDAIIEAEVEPATQQEIDDTITVMGGEDWELWMSALDQAGVLAPGARSVAFSYIGTEITWPIYWHGALGKAKEDLDRAAGEIDARLRASGGGANVAVLKSVVTQASAAIPVMPLYIAMVYRVMKEQGLHEGTIDQLNRLFGEHLYSSQGQAGHFSTDEAGRLRLDDWELRDDVQQACKDLWPKVTSDNLFEITDYAGYKHEFLKLFGFERDDVDYDADADPVADFDVVEL; this is encoded by the coding sequence GTGATCATCAAACCCAAGGTCCGCGGTTTCATCTGTACCACCACCCATCCGGTCGGCTGCGAGAAGAACGTGCTCGAGCAGATCGAGGCGACCCGCGCCCGCGGGCTCGACAAGAGCGCCGGGCCGAAGAAGGTGCTGGTGATCGGCGCTTCCAGCGGCTATGGACTGGCGGCGCGCATCACCGCCGCCTTCGGCTATGGCGCCGACACCCTGGGGGTGTTCTTCGAGAAGCCCGGCAGCGAGAAGCGCACCGGCACCGCCGGCTGGTACAACAGCGCGGCGTTCGACAAGTTCGCCAAGGCCGAGGGACTCTACAGCAAGTCGATCAACGGCGACGCCTTCTCCCACGAGGCGCGGGATAAAGCCATCGAGATGATCAAGGCCGACCTCGGCCAGATCGACCTGGTGGTCTACTCGCTGGCCTCGCCGGTGCGCAAGCTGCCCGACAGCGGCGAGCTCAAGCGCTCGGCGCTCAAGCCGATCGGCGAGACCTATCGCGCCACCGCCATCGACACCAACAAGGACGCCATCATCGAGGCCGAGGTGGAGCCCGCTACCCAGCAGGAGATCGACGACACCATCACGGTGATGGGCGGCGAGGACTGGGAGCTGTGGATGAGCGCCCTCGACCAGGCCGGGGTGCTGGCGCCGGGCGCGCGCAGCGTGGCGTTCAGCTACATCGGCACCGAGATCACCTGGCCGATCTACTGGCACGGCGCGCTGGGCAAGGCCAAGGAGGACCTCGACCGCGCCGCCGGCGAGATCGACGCCAGGCTCAGGGCCAGCGGCGGCGGGGCCAATGTGGCGGTGCTCAAGTCGGTGGTGACCCAGGCCAGCGCGGCGATTCCGGTGATGCCGCTGTATATCGCCATGGTCTATCGGGTGATGAAGGAGCAGGGGCTCCACGAGGGCACCATCGATCAGCTCAACCGGCTGTTCGGCGAGCACCTCTACTCTTCGCAAGGACAAGCGGGGCACTTCTCCACCGACGAGGCCGGTCGCCTGCGCCTCGACGACTGGGAGCTGCGCGACGATGTCCAGCAGGCCTGCAAGGACCTGTGGCCTAAGGTCACCAGCGACAACCTGTTCGAGATCACCGACTACGCCGGCTACAAGCACGAGTTCCTCAAGCTGTTCGGCTTCGAGCGCGACGACGTGGACTATGACGCCGACGCCGATCCGGTCGCCGACTTCGACGTGGTCGAACTGTAA
- a CDS encoding SAM-dependent methyltransferase produces MLNTTAWNRLRYSLYAPIYDLVAERAFRRARRQSLEQVTWRPGMRVLLVGAGTGLDLPFLPRNVEIHATDLAPAMVKRIVRRADALNLDVTARRMDAADLDYPDGHFDVVVMHLIVAVMPDPARGLAEAHRVLAGDGQLCVMDKFQPDTHPAGIGRRALNLVTTALATDITRRARPLLERAGFVIEHDTPIMMGDLFRALLASKR; encoded by the coding sequence ATGCTCAACACCACCGCCTGGAACCGGCTGCGCTACAGCCTCTATGCGCCGATCTACGACCTGGTCGCCGAGCGGGCCTTCCGCCGCGCGCGGCGACAGTCGCTGGAACAGGTGACCTGGCGCCCCGGCATGCGGGTGCTGCTGGTGGGCGCCGGTACCGGGCTCGATCTGCCCTTCCTGCCACGCAACGTCGAGATCCACGCCACCGACCTGGCCCCGGCCATGGTCAAGCGCATCGTGCGACGCGCCGACGCCTTGAACCTCGACGTCACCGCACGCCGCATGGACGCCGCCGACCTCGACTACCCCGACGGCCACTTCGACGTGGTGGTGATGCATCTGATCGTGGCGGTGATGCCGGACCCGGCACGCGGCCTGGCAGAGGCCCACCGCGTATTGGCCGGCGACGGCCAGCTGTGCGTGATGGACAAGTTCCAGCCCGACACCCATCCCGCCGGGATCGGCCGCCGCGCGCTGAACCTGGTGACCACGGCGCTGGCCACCGATATCACTCGCCGGGCCAGGCCGCTGCTGGAGCGCGCCGGCTTCGTCATCGAGCACGACACGCCGATAATGATGGGCGATCTGTTTCGCGCCCTGCTGGCCAGCAAGCGCTAG
- a CDS encoding glutathione peroxidase produces the protein MASRPTLPLHELDCRTHRGEPFNLRALRGQVLLVVNVASRCGFTPQLKELEALYRHYHRQGFTVLAFPCNQFARQSPESAKAFCSFSEREYAVTFPVMEKVRVNGPRAHPLFVALRRQAPGVLGSTLIKWNFTKFLVGRDGRVLRRFGPRAGERQMREALEEALDQPYEV, from the coding sequence ATGGCATCTCGACCCACACTTCCCTTGCATGAACTGGACTGTCGTACCCATCGCGGCGAGCCCTTCAACCTGCGCGCGCTGCGCGGCCAGGTGCTGCTGGTGGTCAACGTCGCCAGCCGCTGCGGCTTCACGCCCCAGCTCAAGGAGCTGGAGGCGCTCTATCGGCACTACCATCGCCAGGGCTTCACGGTGCTGGCGTTTCCCTGCAACCAGTTCGCCCGCCAGTCGCCGGAGTCGGCCAAGGCCTTCTGCAGCTTCAGCGAGCGCGAGTATGCGGTGACCTTTCCGGTGATGGAGAAGGTGCGGGTCAACGGCCCGCGCGCCCATCCGCTGTTCGTTGCGCTGCGCCGCCAGGCGCCCGGGGTGCTGGGCAGCACCCTGATCAAGTGGAACTTCACCAAGTTCCTGGTCGGTCGCGACGGCCGGGTGCTGCGCCGTTTCGGGCCGCGGGCCGGGGAGCGACAGATGCGCGAGGCGCTGGAGGAGGCCCTCGACCAGCCCTACGAGGTGTGA
- a CDS encoding AraC family transcriptional regulator — MLLPGFSLLAQACALEPLQVANQLAGARLYVPTTYGLEARDTRSASELSLTPQHAVGEDDSGLDMLLVCAPSPLPLSLPPNLCDWLKRLAGRGVVLGGVAGGTEVLARAGVLDGYRATLPWQRFDAFARDYPRVNLSQQLFEIDRDRLTCGGGTAAMDMMMTLIGQHHGQRLAEAVSEHFVCERIRPGDEPQHVPLRSRLGHAPQSLVEAVTLMEANIEEPLTTHELAEHLGISRRQLERLFKKYLQAVPSRYYLDLRLQEARKLLRESDRAVGDIALLTGFSSGAHFSTAYRNHFGMTPREERLI; from the coding sequence CTGCTGCTACCGGGATTCTCGCTGCTGGCCCAGGCCTGTGCCCTGGAGCCGCTGCAGGTGGCCAACCAGCTCGCCGGCGCGCGGCTCTATGTGCCGACCACCTATGGCCTGGAGGCGCGTGATACCCGCAGCGCCAGCGAGCTGTCGCTGACCCCGCAGCATGCGGTGGGGGAGGACGATAGCGGCCTCGACATGCTGCTGGTCTGTGCACCGAGCCCGCTGCCGCTGAGCCTGCCGCCGAACCTCTGCGATTGGCTCAAGCGCCTTGCCGGGCGCGGCGTGGTACTGGGCGGCGTGGCCGGCGGCACCGAGGTGCTGGCGCGTGCCGGTGTCCTCGACGGCTACCGCGCGACCCTGCCGTGGCAGCGTTTCGACGCCTTCGCCCGCGACTATCCGCGGGTCAATCTCTCCCAGCAGCTATTCGAGATCGACCGCGACCGGCTGACCTGCGGCGGCGGCACCGCGGCGATGGACATGATGATGACGCTGATCGGCCAGCACCACGGCCAGCGCCTCGCCGAGGCGGTGTCGGAGCACTTCGTGTGCGAGCGCATCCGCCCCGGCGATGAGCCCCAGCATGTACCGCTGCGCTCGCGGCTGGGCCACGCCCCGCAGAGCCTGGTGGAGGCGGTCACGCTGATGGAAGCCAATATCGAGGAACCGCTGACCACCCACGAGCTGGCCGAGCACCTGGGCATCTCGCGGCGCCAGCTCGAGCGGCTGTTCAAGAAGTATCTTCAGGCGGTGCCCAGCCGCTACTATCTCGACCTGCGTCTGCAGGAGGCGCGCAAGCTGTTGCGCGAGTCCGACCGCGCGGTGGGCGATATCGCGCTGCTGACCGGCTTCTCGTCGGGGGCGCACTTCTCCACCGCCTATCGCAACCACTTCGGCATGACCCCGCGCGAAGAGCGCTTGATCTGA
- a CDS encoding arginine N-succinyltransferase, whose protein sequence is MLVVRPARAADLPALERLAGSATPRLTNLPAHRDRLEERITRSQRAFSREVEFPGDEHYTFVLEDRERGEVVGTATIRAQAGANEAYYTYRQETLIHASQQLNVRREVQTLSLSHEVSEATLLCALSLDPRYQGTSAVSLLRRARLMFIAQYPERFAEILAVAFPGYLDGDGESPFWNSVGRHFFVRGYQEMNHIAGVRSKSFIAEVMPQFPLYLPLLTPQARAAIGREHPDHEPALEEMLAEGFVRSRHVDIFDAGPVVKAERTRLESFRRAAWHPVRVRPAHTLPDAEPAMIANQQLGDFRCVVARYALSPTGQLMLSSEHAEILGVEEGRAVLAAPLALPAAIDALDEGEL, encoded by the coding sequence ATGCTGGTCGTTCGTCCCGCCCGTGCGGCTGACCTGCCGGCGCTGGAGCGTCTGGCCGGCAGCGCCACGCCGCGCCTGACCAACCTGCCGGCGCACCGCGACCGTCTCGAGGAGCGCATCACCCGCTCCCAGCGTGCCTTCAGTCGCGAGGTGGAGTTCCCCGGCGACGAGCACTACACCTTCGTGCTCGAGGACCGCGAGCGCGGCGAGGTGGTGGGCACCGCCACCATCCGTGCCCAGGCCGGCGCCAACGAGGCCTACTACACCTACCGCCAGGAGACCCTGATCCACGCCTCGCAGCAGCTCAACGTGCGCCGCGAGGTGCAGACCCTGTCGCTGTCCCATGAGGTCTCCGAGGCGACCCTGCTGTGCGCGCTGTCGCTGGACCCTCGTTACCAGGGCACCAGCGCGGTGAGCCTGCTGCGCCGCGCGCGGCTGATGTTCATTGCCCAGTACCCGGAGCGTTTCGCCGAGATCCTCGCCGTGGCTTTCCCGGGCTACCTGGACGGCGACGGCGAGTCGCCGTTCTGGAACAGCGTCGGGCGCCACTTCTTCGTACGCGGCTACCAGGAGATGAATCACATCGCCGGGGTGCGCTCGAAGAGCTTCATCGCCGAGGTGATGCCGCAGTTTCCGCTCTACCTGCCGCTGCTCACGCCCCAGGCGCGGGCCGCCATCGGCCGCGAGCATCCGGACCACGAGCCGGCCCTGGAGGAGATGCTGGCCGAGGGCTTCGTGCGCTCGCGCCACGTCGATATCTTCGACGCCGGGCCGGTGGTCAAGGCCGAGCGCACGCGCCTCGAGTCGTTCCGGCGCGCCGCCTGGCATCCGGTGCGGGTGCGCCCGGCGCACACCCTGCCCGACGCCGAGCCGGCGATGATCGCCAACCAGCAGCTCGGCGACTTTCGCTGCGTGGTGGCGCGCTATGCGCTGTCGCCCACCGGCCAGCTGATGCTGTCATCGGAGCATGCCGAGATCCTCGGCGTCGAGGAGGGCCGCGCGGTGCTGGCCGCTCCCTTGGCGCTGCCCGCCGCCATTGATGCACTCGACGAGGGAGAACTGTGA
- a CDS encoding N-succinylarginine dihydrolase yields the protein MSDASSLDVREVNFDGLVGPTHNYSGLALGNVASMSHGGLVSNPREGALQGLAKMKSLLDAGYAQGVLPPQQRPDLGALRALGFSGTPHEVLTRAAREAPQLLRAVCSASSMWTANAGTVTPSVDAVDGRVHFTPANLQSSFHRYLEPETTGRVLAAIFNDPRHFSHHPVLPATPAFSDEGAANHTRLSASHGEPGVHLFVYGRQAFGGDPAHEPQRFPARQTLEASQAVARQHGLGEAQTVFAQQHPAAIDAGVFHNDVIAVGNGPVLLYHEMAFRDEQGTLDALRAKLATPLIPVRVPREAMSLEDAVGSYLFNSQLLSNPDGSMTLVVPGECQENEAVWRTIQDLLLAGHNPIGEVLVKDVKQSMRNGGGPACLRLRVALSAAERQALCGRVLLDEALYTELTTWVERHYRDRLAPDDLADPQLAEETLSALDELTRILQIGSVYPFQLA from the coding sequence ATGAGCGACGCTTCGAGCCTGGACGTCCGCGAGGTCAACTTCGACGGCCTGGTCGGCCCCACCCACAACTACTCCGGCCTGGCGCTGGGCAACGTCGCCTCGATGAGCCACGGCGGGCTGGTCTCCAACCCCCGCGAGGGGGCGCTGCAGGGGCTGGCGAAGATGAAGTCGCTGCTCGACGCCGGCTACGCCCAGGGCGTGCTGCCGCCCCAGCAGCGCCCCGACCTGGGCGCGCTGCGCGCGCTGGGCTTCAGCGGCACGCCCCACGAGGTGCTGACCCGCGCCGCCCGCGAGGCGCCACAGCTGCTGCGCGCGGTATGTTCGGCGTCGAGCATGTGGACCGCCAATGCCGGCACCGTGACGCCCAGCGTCGATGCCGTGGACGGGCGGGTGCACTTCACCCCGGCCAACCTGCAGTCGAGCTTCCACCGCTATCTGGAGCCGGAGACCACCGGCCGCGTGCTGGCGGCGATCTTCAACGACCCGCGCCACTTCTCCCACCACCCGGTGCTGCCGGCGACCCCGGCCTTCTCCGACGAGGGCGCGGCCAACCACACCCGCCTGAGCGCCTCCCACGGCGAGCCCGGGGTGCACCTGTTCGTCTACGGCCGCCAGGCCTTCGGCGGCGACCCCGCCCACGAGCCCCAGCGCTTCCCGGCGCGCCAGACGCTGGAGGCCAGCCAGGCGGTGGCTCGCCAGCACGGCCTCGGCGAAGCCCAGACGGTATTCGCCCAGCAGCACCCCGCGGCCATCGATGCCGGCGTGTTTCACAACGACGTGATCGCGGTGGGTAATGGACCGGTATTGCTCTACCACGAGATGGCCTTCCGCGACGAGCAGGGCACCCTCGACGCACTGCGGGCCAAGCTGGCCACGCCGCTGATTCCGGTGCGCGTGCCGCGCGAGGCGATGAGCCTCGAGGACGCCGTCGGCTCCTACCTGTTCAATTCCCAGCTGCTCTCCAATCCCGACGGCTCGATGACCCTGGTGGTGCCCGGCGAGTGTCAGGAGAACGAGGCGGTATGGCGCACCATCCAGGACCTGCTACTGGCGGGCCACAACCCCATCGGCGAGGTGCTGGTCAAGGACGTCAAGCAGAGCATGCGCAACGGCGGCGGTCCCGCCTGCCTGCGCCTGCGGGTGGCGCTCAGCGCCGCCGAGCGCCAGGCCCTGTGCGGCCGGGTGCTGCTCGATGAGGCGCTCTATACTGAACTCACTACCTGGGTCGAGCGCCACTACCGCGACCGCCTGGCGCCGGACGACCTCGCCGACCCGCAGCTCGCCGAGGAGACCCTCAGCGCGCTGGACGAACTGACGCGGATCCTGCAGATCGGCTCGGTGTATCCGTTTCAGCTGGCATAA
- a CDS encoding AAA family ATPase, with product MNRREPLAAPRLDDLLAALEGVVRGKSRQVRLALCCLLCRGHLLIEDLPGLGKTTLAQALARVTGLDMQRLQFTSDLLPADVLGVSVFDPHRASFHFHPGPIFHQLVLADEINRATPKTQSALLEAMEEGQVTVEGETRRLPEPFFVIATQNPQEQAGTFALPESQLDRFLMRLSLGYPDTRAEREILRGEAGRVQLETLAQWLDAETLRGWQARVAEVHVADALLDYVQALAAASRTHPELAWGLSTRAVLALLHAARGWALLAGRDHVLPEDVQAVWVPVVGHRLSDGRREEGEALAHHLLASVPVTV from the coding sequence ATGAATCGCCGCGAGCCGCTCGCCGCGCCGCGCTTGGACGACCTGCTGGCGGCCCTCGAGGGCGTGGTGCGCGGCAAGTCGCGGCAGGTGAGGCTGGCGCTGTGCTGCCTGCTGTGCCGCGGCCATCTGCTGATCGAAGACCTGCCGGGGCTGGGCAAGACCACCCTGGCACAGGCGCTGGCACGGGTCACCGGGCTCGATATGCAGCGCCTGCAGTTCACCAGCGACCTGCTGCCGGCCGATGTGCTCGGCGTGTCGGTCTTCGACCCCCACCGGGCCAGCTTCCACTTTCACCCGGGGCCGATCTTTCATCAGCTGGTGCTGGCCGACGAGATCAATCGCGCCACCCCCAAGACCCAGAGCGCGCTGCTCGAGGCGATGGAGGAGGGGCAGGTCACGGTGGAGGGCGAGACCCGCCGCCTGCCCGAGCCATTCTTCGTCATCGCTACTCAGAACCCCCAGGAGCAGGCCGGCACCTTTGCGCTGCCGGAGTCGCAGCTCGACCGCTTCCTGATGCGTCTCTCGCTGGGCTATCCCGACACCCGCGCCGAGCGCGAGATCCTGCGCGGGGAAGCCGGCCGGGTCCAGCTGGAGACGCTCGCCCAGTGGCTGGATGCCGAGACGCTGCGCGGCTGGCAGGCGCGGGTCGCCGAGGTCCACGTGGCCGATGCGCTGCTCGACTATGTTCAGGCGCTGGCCGCGGCGAGCCGCACCCACCCCGAGCTGGCCTGGGGGCTGTCGACCCGCGCCGTGCTGGCGCTGCTGCATGCCGCCCGCGGCTGGGCACTGCTGGCCGGCCGCGACCACGTGCTGCCGGAGGACGTCCAGGCGGTGTGGGTGCCGGTGGTCGGCCACCGGCTCAGCGACGGGCGCCGCGAGGAGGGGGAGGCGCTGGCCCACCACCTGCTCGCCAGCGTGCCGGTCACGGTCTAG
- a CDS encoding aspartate aminotransferase family protein, whose translation MSQTPTRSDFDRYMTPNYSPQQVIPVRGEGSRLWDQQGREYIDFAGGIAVNSLGHCHPVLVNALKAQADKLWHLSNVYTNEPALALARALVERTFADKVFMCSSGGEANEAALKLARRWAVDHHGEHKDKIISFSQSFHGRTFFTVSVGGQPKYSQGFGPVPGGILHATYNDLDSVRALVGDDTCAIMVEPMQGEGGIVPATQEFLQGLRDLCDAHGALLVFDEVQTGVGRSGELYAYKNYGVIPDILTSAKSLGGGFPVGAMLTTDAIAGSLAIGTHGSTYGGNALASAVALAAIEHIDTPEVLEGVKKRHELFREHLETINRKHGVFQEIRGMGLLIGAQMAPEYEGQAKDILPLAIDEGLMALIAGPNVLRMAPSLVIPEADIEEGMARLERAIAKLVAKA comes from the coding sequence ATGAGCCAGACCCCGACCCGCAGCGACTTCGACCGTTACATGACGCCCAACTATTCGCCGCAGCAGGTGATTCCGGTGCGCGGCGAGGGTAGCCGCCTGTGGGACCAGCAGGGCCGTGAGTACATCGATTTCGCCGGCGGTATCGCGGTGAATTCACTGGGGCACTGCCACCCGGTGCTGGTCAACGCCCTCAAGGCCCAGGCCGACAAGCTCTGGCATCTCTCCAACGTCTACACCAACGAGCCGGCGCTGGCGCTTGCCCGCGCCCTGGTCGAGCGCACCTTCGCCGACAAGGTGTTCATGTGCTCCTCCGGCGGCGAGGCCAACGAGGCGGCGCTCAAGCTGGCGCGGCGCTGGGCGGTGGACCACCACGGCGAGCACAAGGACAAGATCATCTCCTTCTCGCAGTCCTTCCACGGACGCACCTTCTTCACCGTCAGCGTCGGCGGCCAGCCCAAGTACTCCCAGGGCTTCGGCCCGGTGCCCGGCGGCATCCTGCACGCCACCTACAACGACCTCGACAGCGTGCGCGCGCTGGTGGGCGACGACACCTGCGCGATCATGGTCGAGCCGATGCAGGGCGAGGGCGGCATCGTGCCGGCGACGCAGGAATTCCTGCAGGGCCTGCGCGATCTCTGCGACGCCCATGGCGCCCTGCTGGTGTTCGATGAAGTCCAGACCGGCGTGGGGCGCAGCGGCGAGCTCTACGCCTACAAGAACTACGGCGTGATTCCCGACATCCTGACCAGCGCCAAGTCGCTGGGCGGCGGCTTCCCGGTGGGCGCCATGCTGACCACCGATGCCATCGCCGGCTCGCTGGCCATCGGCACCCACGGCTCCACCTACGGCGGCAACGCGCTGGCCTCGGCGGTAGCGCTGGCGGCCATCGAGCACATCGATACGCCAGAGGTGCTGGAGGGCGTGAAGAAGCGCCATGAGCTGTTCCGCGAGCACCTCGAGACCATCAACCGCAAGCACGGCGTGTTCCAGGAGATCCGCGGCATGGGCCTGCTGATCGGCGCGCAGATGGCCCCTGAGTACGAGGGCCAGGCCAAGGACATCCTGCCGCTGGCCATTGACGAGGGCCTGATGGCACTGATCGCCGGCCCCAACGTGCTGCGCATGGCGCCGTCGTTGGTGATCCCCGAGGCCGATATCGAAGAGGGCATGGCGCGCCTCGAACGCGCCATCGCCAAGCTGGTGGCCAAGGCGTGA